From a single Bremerella cremea genomic region:
- a CDS encoding prepilin peptidase encodes MAWWDNLVALWVGLPMPFRLISLFIVGAVVGGQINRAVYRWTWHPKQYDPWTPPHPEAPQRNLFDKVPIFGWLGLSRESKLHGTIHWIQPLLIELGCAFFFAWYYHWIISEKLVPLTVNVPLTTGQLHSIYLQHLVLIVFMTIATFVDFDSRTIPDYVTVPGFLIGLVLCWLLPFVGLPIPSGPFFGYANPGTQIPAIPLNAAILSTWPESWNEAGGLAFGLFLAAGWWFALCPKLVWWRGGTVKFLRYLLASFVKYSLNWQYLGLLALLLTFVSLAWGLGGPEIWQAVFTGLLGMAFAGMLIWLVRIFASVAMGQEAMGFGDVTLMCMIGVYIGWQPVMVIFFLAPFIACVFALVNYLLTGDAYLAYGPYLCIATLITMIFWSPLWENYGPLMGLGWILPALFLVLPVLLGAMLMAWVWFKFRFIYPDEA; translated from the coding sequence GACAGATCAATCGAGCCGTTTATCGCTGGACTTGGCACCCCAAGCAATACGATCCTTGGACGCCTCCCCACCCCGAAGCCCCCCAGCGTAATCTCTTCGACAAAGTACCGATCTTTGGCTGGCTAGGGTTATCGCGCGAAAGCAAGCTCCACGGCACGATTCACTGGATCCAACCATTACTGATCGAACTGGGCTGCGCGTTCTTCTTTGCCTGGTACTATCACTGGATCATCAGCGAGAAGCTGGTACCTCTCACAGTAAACGTCCCCCTAACAACAGGGCAGCTTCATTCGATTTACCTTCAGCATCTCGTGCTCATTGTCTTCATGACGATTGCCACGTTTGTCGATTTCGATTCGCGGACCATCCCTGACTACGTGACGGTGCCTGGTTTTCTGATCGGCTTGGTCCTGTGCTGGCTGCTTCCTTTTGTGGGGCTGCCCATTCCCAGTGGGCCGTTTTTCGGCTATGCCAATCCGGGCACTCAAATCCCTGCGATACCGCTGAATGCTGCCATTCTTTCGACCTGGCCAGAATCGTGGAACGAAGCAGGGGGCTTGGCTTTCGGCCTATTCCTGGCCGCTGGCTGGTGGTTTGCGTTGTGTCCGAAGCTCGTTTGGTGGCGCGGAGGCACTGTCAAGTTTTTGCGTTACCTGCTTGCCAGTTTCGTGAAATATTCCCTCAACTGGCAGTACTTAGGTTTGCTTGCCTTGCTGCTGACTTTCGTCAGCTTGGCTTGGGGATTAGGTGGACCAGAGATTTGGCAGGCCGTGTTTACCGGTCTGCTTGGCATGGCGTTCGCCGGCATGCTTATTTGGCTGGTCCGCATTTTTGCCAGCGTGGCGATGGGGCAAGAAGCGATGGGCTTTGGCGATGTGACGTTGATGTGCATGATTGGCGTATACATCGGCTGGCAACCGGTGATGGTGATCTTCTTTTTGGCACCGTTCATCGCTTGCGTTTTCGCCCTGGTTAATTATCTGTTGACCGGTGATGCCTACCTCGCCTATGGCCCGTACCTGTGCATTGCTACGTTGATCACGATGATCTTCTGGAGCCCACTGTGGGAAAACTATGGGCCTCTGATGGGGCTCGGCTGGATCTTGCCGGCGCTGTTCCTGGTCTTGCCGGTGCTGCTAGGGGCGATGCTGATGGCCTGGGTTTGGTTCAAGTTCCGTTTTATCTATCCAGACGAAGCGTAA